A stretch of DNA from Candidatus Poribacteria bacterium:
GTCCGGACTGGCACACCCCAAACCTGAGCGACGCCTTGAGCAATCTGTTCAGCTTGGTTAAATCCTCGCTGCCGAAGACGGTTTGTATGGAGGGGGATTGGGAGCAGGAAATCGTAGCCTGTAGAGGCTAGATCTTCAGGAAGGTGCGTTTGCAGCAATTGGTTCAGGTGTTTTGAGATAACCTGTTTCTTCTCATATTTCATCAGATGGACAGCTTCGCGCAGGGTGGGTTCGTAAAAGGCAATCGCTCGGAGCTTCCCAAATAGAGGGGGATGCTCGCGGCAATCTGCACAAACGGCACTCCAGCAAGGCAGCCCGCAAATCTGACACCAAGGCGGCTTGAGCAATTCGATCTGTTCCCAACAGTCATCACAGAGATAGTGCACCTTACCTACGCCCATTGGTGTCTCACAGCGTCGGCATTTTGCAGGAAATACAAACGTGATCAAAGGTGTCAGCCATCTGTTCATGTTTTCACTTCTATTCCCAATTTTTTTATCTTTTGCATTAATGTTGTACGGCTGATTCCTAGGAGTTTTGCTGATTTCGTCTGGTTGTCTTCGACCGCCTCAAGGATGCACTTGATTAGTGTACGATCAACGGCATCAATGACTTCGTCGTAGAATGCTTCATGCGCTTGTGCTGCGGCATCTTTGGTGGTTTCTTTCAATACTGATTCAAGCACTATTTCGAGACGAGATTGGGTCGATTCGCGCCTTCCTTTGTAATTCAAAATTTCTGGCGGAAGGTGTTCTGGCAAGATAACGTCTGCCCGTGAAAGGACAGCTGCACTTTTAACGGTGTTCTCTAGCTCCCGCACATTTCCGGGCCAATCGTACTGTTGTAAGAGTTCCATACAGCCCGGCGAAATCCCTCGAACGTTTTGCCCAAGCTCGGCGCTGGCAGCCTGTAGAAAGTGGTCGACCAGCAGCGGGATATCCGCAGCCCGTTCGCGCAAGGGTGGAAGGTTAATTGAAAGCAGGTTGAAGCGATAGTAGAGAT
This window harbors:
- a CDS encoding ComF family protein, whose product is MGVGKVHYLCDDCWEQIELLKPPWCQICGLPCWSAVCADCREHPPLFGKLRAIAFYEPTLREAVHLMKYEKKQVISKHLNQLLQTHLPEDLASTGYDFLLPIPLHTNRLRQRGFNQAEQIAQGVAQVWGVPVRTDILFRIRDTVPLSSLGSHEERMKNIAGAFEVRSPDSIQGRKILLIDDIFTTGTTINEALKVLQVASPDFVDVLTLTRTRPSP